The Pseudomonadota bacterium genome has a segment encoding these proteins:
- a CDS encoding methylmalonyl-CoA mutase family protein, producing the protein MAVARYIKDDKDRILDVILESGIHVKPSYTPEDLNRIGFDYEKDVADPGQYPYTRGIHPLGYRSREWTTRQYTGFGSPEETNQRFKLMISHGQTGLNVAFDLPTQMGYDSDDPMSEGEVGRVGMAVDTLRDFEIAFKDIKLDKIGAGLTINAVASIMLAMYQAVGEKYGYDPKVISATPQNDILKEMVGRGAWIFPVEPAVRLIGDTIEYAMTVMPRTNPVSVCGYHIRESGATPAQEIAYAILIANVYIDNVLARGYDIDAFVGRFSFNLNVFGNMWEQIAKFRAARKLWARNLKEKYNVKNPQNLFLRGLFGGGGYGLTKAQPENNIMRGAYYALVAALSGAQTTALCSYDEAYTIPTPHSALLSLRTLQLLMDEMGLRDTVDPLAGSYFIETLTKEMEQKIEEETEKIVKYGGMIKAVSKGYIQRLVARQAYEVEKGLESGELLKVGVNIYKEGESEEVKLHEYNYESAERQIEDLKQVKRQRSQQDVLRTLKELESVIKEGKNVMPCLVECCKAYVTVGEMTSIFRQEFGEFQEPALF; encoded by the coding sequence ATGGCAGTTGCACGCTATATAAAAGATGACAAAGACCGGATTCTCGATGTAATCCTGGAATCAGGTATCCATGTAAAGCCCTCATATACACCGGAAGATCTGAACCGGATAGGTTTTGACTATGAAAAAGACGTTGCAGATCCGGGGCAGTATCCTTATACCAGGGGTATTCATCCTCTTGGATACAGATCCCGTGAATGGACCACAAGACAATATACAGGATTCGGCTCACCGGAAGAAACAAACCAGCGTTTCAAGCTCATGATTTCCCATGGCCAGACAGGGCTTAATGTTGCTTTTGATCTTCCCACCCAGATGGGCTATGATTCCGATGACCCCATGTCAGAAGGGGAGGTAGGCAGGGTCGGCATGGCTGTCGATACGCTCCGTGATTTTGAAATTGCCTTTAAAGACATAAAGTTAGATAAGATAGGCGCTGGCCTTACCATAAATGCCGTTGCCTCCATCATGCTTGCCATGTATCAGGCTGTGGGAGAAAAATATGGGTATGACCCGAAGGTTATTTCTGCCACGCCTCAGAACGATATTTTAAAAGAGATGGTAGGCAGAGGGGCATGGATATTTCCTGTTGAACCGGCAGTGAGACTCATCGGCGACACGATAGAGTATGCCATGACCGTTATGCCCCGTACAAACCCGGTAAGCGTATGCGGTTATCATATACGGGAATCGGGCGCAACGCCTGCCCAGGAAATTGCCTACGCAATACTGATAGCCAATGTATACATAGACAATGTGCTTGCAAGAGGATATGATATTGATGCCTTTGTAGGGAGATTTTCTTTTAACCTTAACGTTTTCGGCAACATGTGGGAACAGATTGCAAAATTCAGGGCAGCCCGTAAACTATGGGCAAGAAATCTGAAGGAAAAATATAATGTGAAGAATCCACAGAACCTTTTCCTGCGCGGACTTTTCGGAGGAGGTGGATATGGACTTACCAAGGCGCAACCTGAAAACAATATCATGCGAGGAGCTTACTATGCGCTTGTAGCTGCATTGTCAGGGGCACAGACCACTGCTTTGTGCAGTTATGATGAAGCATACACAATCCCTACACCCCATTCAGCTCTGCTTTCGCTCCGTACATTACAATTGCTGATGGACGAGATGGGTCTGCGTGATACTGTGGATCCCCTTGCAGGGAGCTATTTTATTGAAACCCTCACAAAGGAAATGGAACAGAAGATCGAAGAAGAAACGGAAAAGATAGTAAAGTATGGTGGTATGATAAAGGCGGTTTCCAAGGGCTATATCCAGAGACTTGTTGCACGGCAGGCATACGAAGTGGAAAAAGGACTTGAATCCGGCGAGCTTTTAAAGGTAGGAGTAAATATATACAAAGAGGGCGAATCAGAAGAAGTTAAGCTGCACGAGTACAACTATGAATCAGCGGAGAGACAGATAGAAGACCTCAAGCAGGTAAAAAGACAAAGATCACAGCAGGATGTTCTCCGCACCTTAAAAGAGCTTGAATCAGTAATAAAGGAAGGCAAAAATGTCATGCCCTGCCTTGTGGAATGCTGCAAGGCATATGTAACAGTAGGTGAGATGACAAGTATTTTCAGGCAGGAATTTGGAGAGTTCCAGGAACCTGCACTGTTTTGA